The following is a genomic window from bacterium.
CGATGTTGATCCTGGCCTCGTTGAACATGGGGGGCATCGTCATCACCTTCGCCGCCCTCTCCTTCTTGGGCCTCGGCGCGCCCCCCGGCTACGCCGACTGGGGGCAGCTGATCAACCTGTCCCACAACTGGATCGCGGGAACGGCCGGCGACCCCTTCACGTACTGGTACACCCTCATCGTCCCGGGGACCGCGATCTTCCTGTTCGTCCTGGGATGGAACCTCCTCGGGGACGCCTTCCGCGACATTTTCGATCCCCACCTTCAGGGGAGCCGGTAGCCGCCCATCCAGGGAACCCGTTCCTCCTGACCGAACACGGTCTCCATGGGCGAGGCCCGTCCGCGGGCTCGCCCGTCCATCTGCCAGAGGAGGGGGAGGAGATGCACACGGTACCATGGATCCGGCGCACGACCGCCGTGGCCGCCGCGGTGCTCCTGATCGGCGCACTGAGCGTGGTCACCGTTCGCGGCGCGGGGGAGCCGGTGAAAAATCCGGGGACGTTCGTCGAGCTGCAGTTTGGGGATGTGAGCAGCCTCGATCCCGATCTCGCCTACGACATCTACTCCGCCGAACCGATCTGGCCCAACGTCTACGAGACGCTGATCACGTACAGCGGGTCGTCGCTCGACAAGTTTCAACCGATGCTGGCGACCGAAGTGCCGAGCCTGGCCAACCACCTGATCAGCCCGGACGGGCTCACCTACACCTTTCCGATCCGGAAGGGCGTCCACTTTCACGACGGGTCGGTGATGACCCCCGATGACGTCGTCTACTCGATCCGGCGGTTTCTGCTCCAGGACAGGCCGGCGGACCGGCGTGGCTCCTGCTCAGCCCGCTCTTGGGGATCGACAGCACCCGCGACGACAAGGGGAAGATCCAGGTGGCCTTCGCCGACGTCGCGCGGGCGGTGAGCGCCAAGGGCGACGACGTCGTCATCCACCTGAAGAAGCCCTTCGCGCCGTTCCTGACGATCATCGCCGCCTGGGGAGGCGTGATGCCGCGCGCCTGGGCGGCGGCGCACGGGGATTGGGACGGCAGCGCGGGGACGTGGCAGAAGTACAACAACCCCAAGACCGAGGACCGCTACGCCTTCGACCACATGGACGGCACGGGGCCCTTCAAGCTCGATCACTGGGACCGCCAGGCCAAAGAAGTCCTCCTCGTCCGGAACGACAGCTACTGGCGACTCCCGCCGCGCTCGAGCGGGTCGTGATCCAGTCGGTGGCGGAGTTCACCGCCCGGCGCCTGCAGCTGCAGCAGGGCGACGCCGACCTGGTCGTCGCCTCGCTGAACCAGGAGAACCAGCTGCGCGGCCTGCCGGGCACGGTGATCGAAGACAACCTCCCCCAGATCGCCGTCCAGACGCTGCAGTTCAACGTCAAGATCAACACCGAGGCCAACCCGGACGCGGGCAGCGGCCGCCTGGACGGCGCGGGGATCCCGCCGGACTTCTTCGCCGACATCCACGTGCGGCGGGGATTCGCCTATGCCTTCGACTACGCCGCGAACCTGAACGGGGCCTACGCCGGCAAGGGCGTCCTGCCCCACGGCCCGATCGTGCAGGGGCTGCTGGGGTTCGACCCCACGATCCCGGTGTACACGACGAGCCGCGAGAAGGCCGTCGCCGAGTTCAAGGAGGCGATGGGGGGCAAGGTCTGGGACACCGGGTTCAAGCTCACGATCCCGTACACCGCCGGGAACACCGCGCGGCAGGTGGGGGCGCAGATCGTCAAGGACACGGCCGAGGCGATCAACCCCAAGTTCCAGATCGCGTCCCGGCCGGTGCCGTCCAGCGCCCTGACTGACCTCCTCTTCAGCCACAAGGGGACGATGTACTTCCTGGGCTGGTTCGCCGATTATCCGGACCCGCACGACTTCGCGCAGCCGTTTCTGTCGGCGAACGGGTACTTCCCGGTCCGGGGTGGGTACCGGAATCCCGAGGCGGACCGGCTGATCGACCAGGCCGTCGGCACCGCCGACCCGGAGAAGCGAAAGGCCCTCTACAAGCAGCTCTCCATGATCGCCTACAACGATGTTCCGTACCTGTTCCTCGTCCAGCCCGTCACCTACTACGCGATGCGCTCGTGGGTGCACGGCTGGTACTACAACCCGATCTACCCGGGGCAGTACTTCTACACGATCAGCAAGCGCTGACCCGCCGGGCGTTCTCCGATGAGTCCGCGGGGCGGCCCGATGCTTGAGCCGCCCCGCGGCGCTGTGCTACGATGACACCGGATGGACGATTGGGGGGCATCGCAGCGATGATCGATGATCGGACCGTGGCGCGTGTCGCCCGACTCAGCCGGCTGGAGCTCTCCGCGGAGGAACGCGATCGGTTTCGCGCGCAGCTCGGGCAGATCCTCGAGTACGTGCAGTCGCTCGACGCCCTCGATGTGAGAAACGTCCCGCCGACCGCGCACGTGCAGGCGGCGGTCAACGTCCTGCGCGATGACGTCGCCGCTCCCTCCCTCGATCAACGCGCGGCGCTCGCGAACGCCCCCGCCGAGGAGGACGGCTACTTCGTCGTTCCGCCGGTGATCACCGAGGAATGAGCACAGCGCCCGGTCTCGCCGACCGGTCGGCCTGGGAGCTGCGCGACCTGTACCGGCGGCGGGAAACCTCCCCGACGGAGGTGGTGCGCGCCCTCCTCGACCGCATCGCCGCGGAGGAGCCGCGCCTGCATGCCTATCTGTCCGTGGACCGCGAGACCTCGCTGGCCGATGCCGCGCGGTGGGACGCCGCCGCCGGCGCGGAGGACGCGCCGCCGCTGGCCGGGATCCCGGTGGCGATCAAGGACAACATCTGTACGCGCGGCTGGCCGACGACCTGCGCCTCGCGCACGCTGGAGCGGTTCCGGCCCCCCTACGACGCGACCGTTGTGGCGCGGCTGCGCCGGGCCGGCGCGATCCTGGTGGGGAAGGTCAACCTCGACGAGTTCGCGATGGGCAGCAGCACCGAGTACTCCGCCTTCGGGCCGACCCGCAATCCCTGGGATCCCACTCGGGTCCCGGGGGGCACGAGCGGGGGCCCGGCGGCGGCGGTGGCGGCGGGGGAGGCCACGCTGGCGCTCGGGTCGGACACCGGCGGGAGCATCCGCCAGCCCGCGGCGTTCTGCGGCGTGGTCGGGCTCAAACCGACCTACGGCCGGGTCTCGCGGTACGGGCTGGTCGCGTTCGCGTCGTCCCTCGATCAGATCGGTCCGCTTGCCCGCGATGTGCGCGACGCCGCGCTCCTGCTTCAGGTGATCGCGGGGCACGATCCGGCCGACGCCACCTCCGCCCGGGTCGAGGTGACACCCTACCTGGAGCGGCTGACCGGGGAGATCCGCGGGAAGCGCCTGGGCGTGGTGCGCGAGTTCTTCGCCGAGGGCCTCGATCCGGCGGTCGGCGCAACCGTCCGCGAGGCGATCGCGACCTGCCGCCGCCTCGGCGCGGTGTGCGAAGACGTCTCGCTGCGCCTCGCCGCCTCCGCGCTGCCGGCCTACTACATCATCGCGCCCGCCGAGGCGAGCAGCAACCTGGCGCGGTACGCCGGCGTTCACTACGGGCACCGGTCGGCGGAGGCCCGCGATCTCGAGACGCTCTATTCGCGGACCCGGCGGGAGGGGTTCGGCGCGGAAGTCAAACGGCGGATCATGCTTGGCACCTACGCGCTCTCCGCCGGGTACTACGAGGCGTTCTACCTCCGCGCCCAGCGCGTCCGGACGCTGATCCGCCAGGACTTCGAGGCGGCCTTCGCCCGGTTCGACGCGCTGATCGGCCCGGTCGCGCCCACCACGGCGTTCCGGCTGGGGGAGAAGGTCGACGATCCGCTGCAGATGTACCTGTCCGACATCTACACCGTGCCGCTGAATCTCGCCGGGATCCCGGGGATCTCGGTGCCCTGCGGGTTCGTCGGCGGGCTCCCGGTGGGGCTGCAGGTGATCGGCCGACCCTTCGACGAGGAGACGATCCTGAACGTGGCCTACGCCTTCGAGCGGGCCACGCCGTTTCACACCGCGCGGCCCCCACAGGCCGGCGGCCAGTCTCGGTCATGACTCCCCGGTCAACGCCGCCCGCCGGCGGGTGGCGGCGCGTCGGGTGGGCCCTCGCCCCGATGCCCGGGAGGCGGTAGCGGCATGGGCGCGAGGTACGAGACGGTCATCGGCCTGGAAGTGCACGTCCAGCTCAGCACGGCCAGCAAGATGTTCTGCGCCTGCGCCGTGGCGTTCGGCGGGCCGCCGAACACGCTGACCTGCCCCGTATGCCTCGGTCTCCCCGGATCGCTCCCCGTCCTGAACCGCCGCGCCGTCGAGTTCGGGATCCGGACGGCGCTGGCGCTGGGGTGCGCCATCCACCCGGAGAGCCAGTTCCACCGCAAAAACTACTACTATCCGGACCTGCCGAAAAACTATCAGATCTCGCAGTACGAATACAAGGACCATCCGCCGCTCGCGACCGGGGGGGTGCTCCGCGTCTCCGCGGGGGGAGACACCCGGACGGTCGGCATCCGGCGCGTGCACCTTGAGGAGGACACGGGCAAGCTCGTGCACGCCGAGGGGCGCAGCCTCGTGGACTACAACCGGTCGGGGACCCCGCTGATGGAGGTCGTCACCGAGCCCGATCTCCGCTCCCCCGACGAGGCGCGGTCCTTTCTCGGCCACCTGCGGGCGACGCTGCAGTTCGCCGAGGTGACGAGCGGACGCCTGGAGGAGGGCACATTTCGCTGCGACGCCAACCTCTCGCTCCGCCTTCCGGACGGCCCGCACGGAACCCGGACGGAGGTCAAGAACATGAACTCTCTCCGCTCCGTGGAACGGGCCCTGCGGTTCGAGGAGGCGCGGCAGCGGCAGGTACTGGAGCAGGGGGGATCGATCACTCAGGAAACGCGCCACTGGGACGAGGACCGGGAGATCACCTTCGCCTCTCGCGAAAAGGAAGAGGCGCAGGACTACCGGTACTTCCCGGAGCCGGACCTGGTCCCCCTCCGCGTCGACGCGGCGTGGGTGGATCGCGTCCGCGCCGAGCTTCCCGAACTCCCCGAGGCACGCCGCCGCCGCTACGTCGACGTCCTCGGCCTGCCGGAGCACGATGCCACGGTGCTCACCGCGACCCGGGCGATGGCCGAGTTCTTTGAGCGCACCGCCGAGGCGTTTCCGCACCCGAAGGTGGTGAGCAACTGGCTGATCGGCGACGTGGCCGCCTACCTCAACGTCGTGGGGCGCGAGATCGACGAGGTCCCGATCCGCCCCGAGTCGCTCGCCGGGTTGCTGGCGCTGATGGACGCCGGCACGGTGAGCGGACGGTCGGCGAAAGAGGTGCTGGAAGAGATGCTGCGCACCGGCCGCCCCGCGGACGCCATCGTCGCCGAACGGGGGCTGGTGCAGATCAGCGATGAAGCGATGCTGGCCCGGGTCGTGCAGGACGTGATCGCCGAGCACCCGGGACCGGTGGCCGATGTCCGCGCGGGCAAGGTGCAGGCGCTGACCTTTCTGGTGGGACAGGTCATGAAGAAGACCCGCGGCCGGGCCAACCCCTCGCTGGCCAACCGGCTGATCCGGGAGCAGTTGCGTGCCGGGTAGCCCGGGCGTACCTCGGAGCCCTCGACCGCCGCGGCGTCCACCTCGGCGTCGCCGGCGGTCGCGCGCCGGCCCCCGCCTGGCCAGGGGTGAGAAGCTCGTGGTTCGGTTCACGCGGATGGGCCCCGACGGCGAGGCGATTGCGAACGTCTCGGGGCGCGACCTCGCCGTTCCCTATGCCGCGCCCGGTGAAGAGGCCCGCGTCCGGGTTCAGAGCGTCCGGCGCGGCCAGGCGCGGGGGCAACTCATCGCCCTGCGGGTGGTCTCCCCCCGCGTGGTGCCTCCGCGATGCCCCCACTTCGGCCGCTGCGGCGGCTGCCAGTGGCAGCACCTCGAGTACCGCGCGCAGCTGGAGCAGAAGGCCGCGCTCGTGCGCGCCGCGCTCGGGCGCACCGGCGTGCCGCCCCACCTCGTCTCCCCGGCGATCGGATGGGAGCCCCCCTGGGCGTTTCGTACCCACCTCGAGGCCGCCGTCGGCACGCGCGAGACCAAGCCGGTGCTCGGGTTCTCGAGCTGGGGCGGGGGCCGGATCATCGAAATCCAGCAGTGCCCGGTGCAGCACCCGGGGAACGTCTCCGCCCTCCATGCCCTGCGGGAGGCCTGGGAGCCGCTCCACCCGCTGGCGGGCGTCCTCCGCGGTCTGCTCAGCCGGACGGGCGCCGCCACGGGGGAGGTCCTGGCCGGGGTCTCCGCGGTCCGGCGGCTGTCGCCGGCCGAGCGCCTCCTGATCGTGCGGGCGCTGCTCGACCGGATCCCGCACTTGGTGGGGCTGATGGAAGTGAGGGCCCCGCGCGGCCACCTCCTGGCAGGCCGGCGGGCCGACCTCCTCTGGGGGCGGCCGTACGTGGCGGACGAGGTGGCCGGTGTGCGGTTCCACATCCCCCTGCTGGCGGAGTTTCCGGTGAACGCCCTGAGTCTGCCCGGGGTGATCGAGCTGGTCCTGGCTGAACTCGACGCTTCGTCCGCCGACACCGTGGTGGAGCCGGACGCCGGGATCGGCGCCTACACGTGTCACCTGGCGCTGGCCGCGGGGCGCGTCGTCGCGGTGACCGAAGCGGCGCAGCTGGATGCCGCGTGGGCGAACGCCCGCCTGAACCGCCTGACGAACTGCTATTTTTATACGCGCGATCCGGCGCGGGCGCTCGGAAAGCTGGCCGGCGCGCACCTGGCCTTTCTTCATCCCACGGGCGGTGGGATCGCCCCGGGGCTTCTCCGCGCGCTGAGGGCGGCGGGGGTGCGACGCGTCGTCTACCTGGGACGGGCCCTCCGCGCGCTGGAGCGCGACGTTGCGGCGCTGGCGCGCGATGGCTACCGGGTTCTCGCCGTGCGGCCGATCGATCTCAGCCCGCACACGAGCCGCGTCCACGCGCTGGTCACGGCGTCTGCGGCATGATCCGCGCCCGCTCTCGAACGCAGGACTTGCCCTCCAGGGATCGAACCCCCTAGGGGTCGTAAGGCGCCGGAGGCACCGTCTGCATGCCCGCTGAGTTCGTCCACTGCCACCTCCACAGCGAATACTCCCTGCTCGATGGTGAAAGTCGGATCGCTGCCCTGATGCAGCGGGCCCAGGAGTTGGGGATCCCCGCGCTGGCGCTGACGGATCACGGCGCGATGTACGGGGCGATCGAGTTCTACCAAGAGGCCAGGGCGCACGACATCACCCCGATCATCGGGGTCGAAGCGTACGTCGCTCCCCGGCGGATGATCGACCGCGACCCCAAGCTCGACGCGTCGGCCTTCCACCTCGTGCTGCTGGCGGCGAACCTCGAAGGGTACCGGAACCTGCTCAAGCTCACGACCGCCGCCCACCTCGACGGCTTTTACTACAAGCCGCGCATCGACCGGGAGCTGCTGAGCCGCTACGCTGGCGGGCTGATCGGCCTGTCGGGATGCCTCCAGGGGGAGGTGCCGCGGGCCCTGCTGCGCGGCGACGGCGCGGCGGCGGCCGAGATCGCGGCGACCTACCGCGATATCTTCGGTCCCGGAAACTTTTACCTGGAGGTCCAGGACCACGGGCTCCCCGACCAGCGGACGCTGATCCACGGCATCACGCCGCTCGCCCGCGACCTCGGCCTGCCCCTGGTGGCGACCAATGACGTCCACTACGTCACGCGGGACGAGGCGGACGCCCAGGACGTCCTGATGTGCATTCAGATGGGGCTGGCGCTCGATCAGAAGGACAAGCCCCGGATGGGGGAGACCCCCGAGTTTTACCTGAAGAGCCCCGCGGAGATGGCGGCGCGGTTTGCCGAGCTGCCCGAGGCGCTCGCGAACACGCTGGCGATCGCGGAGCGCTGCCGGCTGGAGATCGAGACCGGCCAACTGAAGCTGCCGCTCTTCCCCGTGCCGGAGGGCGAGACGGCGGACTCCTATCTGCGCCGGCTCTGCGAGGCCGGGATCCGGCGGATCTACGGTCAGCTCACCCCGACGCTCGGGGAGCGGCTGGACTACGAGCTGGGCATCATCGCCAAGATGGGCTACGCCGCCTACTTCCTCATCGTGCAGGACTTCGTCAACTTTGCCCGCCGCGGCGGCATCTTCACCACGGTGCGGGGGTCCGCCGCCGGGAGCCTGGTCCTGTATGCCTGCGGCGTCACCGATGTCGACCCGATCGCCTACCGGCTGCCCTTCGACCGCTTCCTCAACCTGGAGCGGTACACGATGCCGGACATCGACGTCGATTTCATGGACAGCCGCCGCGACGAGGTGATCAAGTATGTGATGGACAAGTACGGCGCCGACCGCGTGGCGCAGATCATCACCTTCGGGACGATGGGCGCCCGCGCCGCCATCCGGGACGTCGGCCGGGTGATGGGGCTGCCCTACGGAGACGTCGACCGCATCGCCAAGCTGATCCCGGGCCCCTTCGTGACGCTGAAGGAGGCGCTGGAGGCGGAGCCGGAGCTGCGGGCGGCCGCGCAGGACAACGCCCAGGTCCGCCGGTTGCTGGACCTGGCCCAAAAGCTCGAAGGCGTCGCCCGCCACGCCAGCACCCACGCCGCCGGGGTGATCATCTCCCGCGATCCCCTCATCGACCAGGTCCCGCTGCAGCGCGCGACCAAAGGGGACCTCGTGATGACGCAGTTCGACATGAACAGCGTCGCCGCGATCGGCCTGCTGAAAATGGATTTCCTCGGGCTGACGAACCTGACGATCCTCGATAGCGCCATCCGGATCATCCGCGAGACCCGGGGGGTGGAGATCGACCTTCAGCAGGTCGCGCTCGACGACCAGCCCACCTATGCGCTGCTGTCCTCGGGCGAGACGACCGGCATCTTCCAGCTGGAGGGTCGCGGCATTCGGCGGTACCTCAAGGACCTGCGGCCGGACCGGATCGAGGACGTGATGGCGATGGTCGCGCTCTTCCGCCCCGGCCCGATGGCGAACATCCCGTCGTACATCCGGCGGAAGCACGGCCAGGAACCGGTGACCTACCTCCACCCGCTGCTCGAGCCGGTGCTCAAGGATACCTACGGGGTGATGGTCTATCAGGAAGATATCATGACCGTCGCCCAGGCGGTGGCGGGCTACACGCTGGCCGAAGCCGATGTGCTCTGCTATGCCATCCGCAAGAAGATCAAGGATCGCCTGCTCGCCCAGCGGGAGAAGTTCGTCCGCGGCGCCCGGCAGAAAGGGGTGCCCGCGAGGATCGTCGACCAGATCTTCGAGCAGTTCGAGCCGTTCGCCCGCTACGGGTTCAACCGCGCGCACGCCGCCTGCTACGGGCTGATCGCCTACTACACGGCTTATCTCAAGGCGCACTACTCGGCCGAGTACATGACCGCGGTGATGACCAGCGACGCCGGCAACACGGAAAAGGTGGCGGAGGCCGTCGCGGAGTGCCACCGCATGGGCATCCGCATCCTCCCCCCCGACGTGAACACCAGCGCGGCGTCGTTTACGGTCGAGGGCGACGCGATCCGGTTCGGGCTGGCCGCGGTCCGCAACGTCGGCCTCGGCGCCGTGGAGTCGATGATCGCCGCGCGGACCTCTGAGCGGTTCGCCAGCCTGACCGATTTCTGCTCGCGGGTCGACACGCGGCAGGTCAACCAGCGGGTCGTCGCCAGCCTGGTCAAGGCGGGTGCGCTGGATTCGCTGGGGACCTCGCGGGCCCAGATGCTGCAGACGCTCGACGACACGATGGACCAGGCCCAGCGTGCCCAACGGGTCCGGCTGCAGGGTCAGACCGGGCTGTTCGACCTCGGGGTGGGGGAGGCTCCCGCCCCGCCGGGGCCGGAGGCCGGGGAGGAGTTCAGCCGGGACGAGCTGCTGACGATGGAAAAGGAGATGCTCGGCCTCTACATCTCCGATCATCCGCTCACCCGCTGGCAGCCGGTGCTGGACCAGCGGGTCACCGTCCAGCTGGGGCAGCTGCTCGACCTCCCCGATCACAAAGAGGTCGTCGTGGGCGGGCTGGTCAGCGTGATGAAGCGGACGATCACCCGGTCGGGGTCGGCGATGGCCTTCCTCACGCTGGAGGATCTCACCGGCAGCGTCGAGGTGATCGTCTTCCCCCGGGTCTACGAGCAGCAGGGGTTCGCGCTCAAGCGGGACGCCGTGCTCCTGATGCGGGGCAAGGTCGATATCGAGGAGCAGACCGCCAAGATCCTGTGCGAGGAAATCCTCGAGCTGCCCGCCTCCCCCGACGCGGTCGCGCAGGCGCCGCGGACGGGGGGAGGGGTGCTCGCGGGCGGCGCGGTGGGGAGCGACAACGGACGCGGCTCCGGCAACGGGAACGGCGCGCGGGGCGGCGATCCGAGGCCCGCGGATCCCATTCGGCCGCCGCTCCGCATCCGGGTGAGCACGCGCGAGGAAATCGAGCAGCTGGAGCGGTACCTGCTCGAGCATCCCGGCGACCGGCAGGTCTGCGTGCACGTGGTCACCGATCAGGGAGACGAGCACATCGTTCCGGCCCGCAGCCGCCTCCAGGACGTCGAGGGCCTGCACCAGGAGCTTGAGCAGTTGTTCGGGGAGGGAAACGTCTGGGAAGAGTAGCGGGATCCTCGTCCGACGTGGTGATCGCCGGTGCCTCGTTCGCCGGTTTGGCGGTCGCGCGCGAGATCGGGGGCCGGGCCCTTCTGGTGGATCCCCAGCCGGTGGGCGAGGGGCAGACTTCGGCGTGCGGGGCGCCGGTGAGCGTGATCGAGGCGTTGGGGGCGCGCGACTCGATCCAGCAGCGGCACGATGTCCTCGTCCTGCACACCGTGGATCGAGAGGTGCGCTGGCCGCTCCCCGAGCCGTTCTGCACGTTTGACTACCGGGAGTGCTGCCGTGCCGCGTTGGGGGGGACGGGCGCGCGGGTCCTTCGCGCCCGCATCCAGGGGCGGCGGGGGCAGACCGCGCTCACCTCCGCCGGCGAGCTGGCGGGGCGCATCCTGGTGGACTGCACCGGATGGCGGGCCGCCCTGGCGGAAGGGAGGGACGTCGACGGGGAGGGGCGCGGCGGCCATAGGCCGCGCTGCCTCGGCTTCGGCCTGGAAGCGGAGGTGGACGCCGAATTCCCGCCCGGCCTGCATTTTTATTTCTGGCCCGAGATCGTCCGGGACGGGTACGCCTGGGCGTTTCCGGCGGGGCGCACGACCCGGATCGGGGTGCTCAGTTACCGTGGACGGACCCGACTCGGCCACGCCCTCAACGAGTTCCTGAAGCGACTGGACATGCCGCGCGGTCCGCTGCACGGGGGGTTCCTTCGCGCCGACCTGCACCCGCCGGTCGTGGATGGGGTGTTTGTGGTCGGCGATGCGGGGGGGCAGTGTCTCCCGCTCACCGGTGAGGGGATTCGGACGGCGGCGTGGGCGGGGGCGGCCTGCGGCCGAGTGGTCCGGGGTGTCCTCGACGGCGGCCTGACGCGCGACGAGGCCGAGGCCGACTACCGGAGGCTCGTGGCGCGTCAGCGGCGGCGGTACCGAACGCTGCTCTGGGCGACGCTGGCGGTGCTCGCCCTTCCCGCGGGGGCGCTGGGCCCGCTGGCCGCGTGGGTTGCCCACCCGAGCCGGCTGGACTGGGCGATGCGGCACTACCTCCGGATCTTCTCGGAGCGCTCGGCTCCCGAGCTCTCCGCGGAATCGGCGTGAGGGGAGAACCCCCCGGGGCACCGCCGGACATGGCCGGGGAGAGACCCGGGCGGGCGGAGGAGAGGATCGTGGAGCACGTTGGGCCGTGGAGCGTCGGCATCCTGATCTTCGATGGGGTCGAAGTCCTCGACTTCGCGGGGCCGTTTGAGGTGTTCTCGCGCACCCGCCTGGTGCCGGGGCTGGCGTCGCGCCGCTCGGAGGAGAGCGCGCCGTTTCGGGTTTTCACCGTGGCGAAGTCCGCCGCCGCGATCACGACGACGGGAGGGCTGCGGGTCCTCCCGCACCACGCGTGGGCCGATGCGCCCAAGATCGATCTGCTCGTGCTGCCCGGAGGGGTCGGGACCCGATCGCTGCTCGACGATCCCGAGACCCTGGACTGGATCCGGCGCACCGCGGCCGGCGCGCGCCGGGTGACCTCGGTGTGCACGGGGTCGCTGCTGCTGGCGAAGGCCGGGCTGCTGCGCGGCCGTCGGGCCACGACGCATTGGGGGGCGCTGGATCTGTTGGCGTCGCTCGACGCCGGCACCACGGTGGAGCGGACCCTCCGGGTCGTCGACGACGGGATCATTAGTTCGGCCGGCGTGGCGTCCGGGATCGACATGGCGTTCTACGTCGTCGAGCGCCTCTGCGGCCGCGAGGTCGCGGACGAGACCGCGAGATACATTGAATACCGCCGCGAGGGATCGCCCGCCCTCGGCGCCCCCGACCGGTAGCGGGAGCGCCCGTGGCCAGATTTGTCTGCGTGACGTGCGGGACGCAGTATCCCGAGGCGGAGCGCGCGCCGGCCGCCTGCCCGATCTGC
Proteins encoded in this region:
- a CDS encoding ABC transporter substrate-binding protein — protein: MHTVPWIRRTTAVAAAVLLIGALSVVTVRGAGEPVKNPGTFVELQFGDVSSLDPDLAYDIYSAEPIWPNVYETLITYSGSSLDKFQPMLATEVPSLANHLISPDGLTYTFPIRKGVHFHDGSVMTPDDVVYSIRRFLLQDRPADRRGSCSARSWGSTAPATTRGRSRWPSPTSRGR
- a CDS encoding ABC transporter substrate-binding protein, whose translation is MAFADVARAVSAKGDDVVIHLKKPFAPFLTIIAAWGGVMPRAWAAAHGDWDGSAGTWQKYNNPKTEDRYAFDHMDGTGPFKLDHWDRQAKEVLLVRNDSYWRLPPRSSGS
- a CDS encoding ABC transporter substrate-binding protein: MIQSVAEFTARRLQLQQGDADLVVASLNQENQLRGLPGTVIEDNLPQIAVQTLQFNVKINTEANPDAGSGRLDGAGIPPDFFADIHVRRGFAYAFDYAANLNGAYAGKGVLPHGPIVQGLLGFDPTIPVYTTSREKAVAEFKEAMGGKVWDTGFKLTIPYTAGNTARQVGAQIVKDTAEAINPKFQIASRPVPSSALTDLLFSHKGTMYFLGWFADYPDPHDFAQPFLSANGYFPVRGGYRNPEADRLIDQAVGTADPEKRKALYKQLSMIAYNDVPYLFLVQPVTYYAMRSWVHGWYYNPIYPGQYFYTISKR
- the gatC gene encoding Asp-tRNA(Asn)/Glu-tRNA(Gln) amidotransferase subunit GatC is translated as MIDDRTVARVARLSRLELSAEERDRFRAQLGQILEYVQSLDALDVRNVPPTAHVQAAVNVLRDDVAAPSLDQRAALANAPAEEDGYFVVPPVITEE
- the gatA gene encoding Asp-tRNA(Asn)/Glu-tRNA(Gln) amidotransferase subunit GatA, which codes for MSTAPGLADRSAWELRDLYRRRETSPTEVVRALLDRIAAEEPRLHAYLSVDRETSLADAARWDAAAGAEDAPPLAGIPVAIKDNICTRGWPTTCASRTLERFRPPYDATVVARLRRAGAILVGKVNLDEFAMGSSTEYSAFGPTRNPWDPTRVPGGTSGGPAAAVAAGEATLALGSDTGGSIRQPAAFCGVVGLKPTYGRVSRYGLVAFASSLDQIGPLARDVRDAALLLQVIAGHDPADATSARVEVTPYLERLTGEIRGKRLGVVREFFAEGLDPAVGATVREAIATCRRLGAVCEDVSLRLAASALPAYYIIAPAEASSNLARYAGVHYGHRSAEARDLETLYSRTRREGFGAEVKRRIMLGTYALSAGYYEAFYLRAQRVRTLIRQDFEAAFARFDALIGPVAPTTAFRLGEKVDDPLQMYLSDIYTVPLNLAGIPGISVPCGFVGGLPVGLQVIGRPFDEETILNVAYAFERATPFHTARPPQAGGQSRS
- the gatB gene encoding Asp-tRNA(Asn)/Glu-tRNA(Gln) amidotransferase subunit GatB, translating into MGARYETVIGLEVHVQLSTASKMFCACAVAFGGPPNTLTCPVCLGLPGSLPVLNRRAVEFGIRTALALGCAIHPESQFHRKNYYYPDLPKNYQISQYEYKDHPPLATGGVLRVSAGGDTRTVGIRRVHLEEDTGKLVHAEGRSLVDYNRSGTPLMEVVTEPDLRSPDEARSFLGHLRATLQFAEVTSGRLEEGTFRCDANLSLRLPDGPHGTRTEVKNMNSLRSVERALRFEEARQRQVLEQGGSITQETRHWDEDREITFASREKEEAQDYRYFPEPDLVPLRVDAAWVDRVRAELPELPEARRRRYVDVLGLPEHDATVLTATRAMAEFFERTAEAFPHPKVVSNWLIGDVAAYLNVVGREIDEVPIRPESLAGLLALMDAGTVSGRSAKEVLEEMLRTGRPADAIVAERGLVQISDEAMLARVVQDVIAEHPGPVADVRAGKVQALTFLVGQVMKKTRGRANPSLANRLIREQLRAG
- the rlmD gene encoding 23S rRNA (uracil(1939)-C(5))-methyltransferase RlmD; the encoded protein is MPGSPGVPRSPRPPRRPPRRRRRSRAGPRLARGEKLVVRFTRMGPDGEAIANVSGRDLAVPYAAPGEEARVRVQSVRRGQARGQLIALRVVSPRVVPPRCPHFGRCGGCQWQHLEYRAQLEQKAALVRAALGRTGVPPHLVSPAIGWEPPWAFRTHLEAAVGTRETKPVLGFSSWGGGRIIEIQQCPVQHPGNVSALHALREAWEPLHPLAGVLRGLLSRTGAATGEVLAGVSAVRRLSPAERLLIVRALLDRIPHLVGLMEVRAPRGHLLAGRRADLLWGRPYVADEVAGVRFHIPLLAEFPVNALSLPGVIELVLAELDASSADTVVEPDAGIGAYTCHLALAAGRVVAVTEAAQLDAAWANARLNRLTNCYFYTRDPARALGKLAGAHLAFLHPTGGGIAPGLLRALRAAGVRRVVYLGRALRALERDVAALARDGYRVLAVRPIDLSPHTSRVHALVTASAA